The following proteins come from a genomic window of Companilactobacillus pabuli:
- the walK gene encoding cell wall metabolism sensor histidine kinase WalK — MKNRFVFLHSINFKIGLSFILILIVTIEIIGAYFVRQLEDQNVSNFENSVVVPAYTLNQISENLTDNDQHTRENIGNAIQDYTRVSTDITDVQVVDRSGIIVGAKDSEGNNIIGTQTLKDNIKQSIKTDKKITQIYYEKDTGSSYESIEPVTSPDNSTVVGAIYVRASMESVYTGINNIILIFLTASLVAGLLGAVIAIFISRAITRPIDEMKQQAVRMAEGDYSGQVRVYSPDELGQLAMAVNDLSVKVEEATENSESERRRLDSVLTQMSDGVIATNRLGNITVINEMAQEFLDKDEDAAIGQPLVEVLGISDQTSFDDLLENPDPMVIETNDNSEDYETGDDNSLILNADFSLIQRNSGFISGMVCVLHDVTEQQKIDSERRQFVSNVSHELRTPLTSISSYIDALNNGAWKDQKLAPQFLGVTAEETDRMIRMIKDLLSLSRMDQGRSKLEKELVNFNEFFSYILDRFDMMLKKEKADAKEDDTKVVKNYRIKRIFTSKDLWVEIDTDKMTQVIDNIMNNAIKYSPDGGVITCRLLETNKHIIISISDEGLGIPRKDIKKVFDRFYRVDKARSRKQGGTGLGLSISKEIVEQHKGRIWVNSAEGKGSTFYISLPFDPNETGGEWDEI; from the coding sequence TTGAAAAATAGATTTGTCTTTTTACATTCGATCAACTTTAAAATCGGATTATCGTTTATTTTAATTTTGATAGTCACAATTGAAATCATTGGGGCTTATTTTGTGCGTCAGTTAGAGGATCAAAATGTTTCAAATTTTGAAAACTCGGTTGTCGTTCCTGCTTATACGCTCAATCAGATTTCAGAAAATTTGACTGACAATGATCAACATACTCGTGAAAATATCGGGAATGCGATTCAAGATTATACACGTGTCAGCACGGATATTACCGACGTGCAGGTAGTTGACCGTTCTGGAATCATTGTTGGGGCCAAGGATTCTGAAGGTAATAATATTATCGGGACACAGACTTTAAAGGATAATATCAAGCAAAGTATTAAGACTGATAAAAAGATTACGCAAATTTACTATGAAAAAGATACGGGAAGTTCCTATGAATCAATTGAACCAGTTACTTCGCCGGATAATAGTACCGTTGTCGGTGCTATTTATGTTCGTGCGTCAATGGAGTCAGTTTATACAGGCATTAATAATATTATTTTGATTTTCCTAACTGCTTCCTTAGTAGCTGGATTATTAGGAGCTGTGATTGCTATTTTCATTTCTCGTGCAATTACCCGTCCAATTGATGAAATGAAGCAACAGGCCGTCAGAATGGCTGAGGGGGACTATTCTGGTCAAGTTCGTGTTTATTCTCCCGATGAATTAGGACAACTAGCTATGGCGGTCAATGATTTGTCTGTCAAAGTTGAAGAAGCAACTGAAAATTCGGAGTCTGAGCGAAGGCGATTGGATAGTGTCCTTACGCAGATGTCTGATGGGGTTATTGCGACGAACCGTTTAGGAAATATAACGGTCATTAATGAAATGGCTCAGGAATTTTTGGATAAAGATGAAGACGCGGCTATTGGTCAACCATTAGTCGAAGTTTTAGGTATTTCTGATCAAACTAGTTTTGACGATTTATTAGAAAATCCAGATCCGATGGTTATCGAAACTAATGATAATAGTGAAGATTACGAGACTGGCGATGATAATTCGTTGATTTTAAACGCTGATTTCTCATTGATTCAAAGAAACAGTGGCTTTATCAGTGGTATGGTTTGTGTTCTACATGATGTCACTGAACAACAAAAGATCGATAGTGAACGTCGTCAATTCGTTTCTAACGTTTCACACGAATTGAGAACGCCATTGACTAGTATCAGTAGTTACATCGATGCTTTGAATAATGGTGCTTGGAAAGATCAAAAGCTCGCTCCACAATTCTTAGGCGTTACGGCTGAAGAAACTGACCGGATGATTCGAATGATTAAAGATCTTTTGAGTTTGTCGAGAATGGATCAAGGTCGTTCGAAGCTTGAAAAAGAATTAGTCAACTTTAATGAATTTTTCTCATATATTTTGGATCGATTTGATATGATGTTGAAAAAGGAAAAAGCTGATGCCAAAGAAGACGATACTAAAGTCGTTAAAAATTATCGGATTAAACGAATCTTTACTAGCAAGGATTTGTGGGTCGAAATTGATACCGATAAAATGACTCAAGTAATCGACAATATCATGAATAATGCTATTAAGTATTCACCAGATGGTGGCGTGATTACTTGTCGTTTGTTGGAAACTAATAAGCACATCATTATTAGTATTTCTGATGAAGGTCTAGGTATCCCTAGAAAAGATATTAAAAAAGTCTTCGATCGTTTCTATCGTGTTGATAAGGCGCGTTCTAGAAAGCAGGGTGGTACCGGATTGGGACTATCTATTTCTAAAGAAATCGTTGAACAGCACAAAGGAAGAATTTGGGTAAATAGTGCTGAAGGTAAGGGATCAACTTTCTACATCTCCTTGCCATTTGACCCTAACGAAACAGGAGGAGAATGGGATGAAATTTAG
- the yycF gene encoding response regulator YycF, with protein sequence MAKKILVVDDEKPISDIVKYNLENEGYEVITAFDGQEALDKVEEDDPDLILLDLMLPVIDGLEVARTIRKTKDTPIIMLTAKDTEIDKVIGLELGADDYVTKPFSNRELVARVKARLRTQTHAHSEEAKSSEIKIGDLTILPDAYTVTKNGKEIELTHREFELLHYLAQHIGQVMKREHLLQTVWGYDYFGDVRTVDVTVRRLREKIENNPSQPEWLMTRRGVGYYLRDPDAE encoded by the coding sequence ATGGCTAAAAAAATTCTAGTAGTAGATGATGAAAAACCAATTTCCGATATTGTTAAATATAATTTGGAAAATGAAGGCTACGAAGTCATAACTGCTTTTGATGGACAAGAAGCATTGGACAAAGTTGAAGAGGATGATCCCGATTTAATTTTGCTAGATTTGATGCTTCCAGTTATTGATGGTCTTGAAGTAGCTAGAACTATCAGAAAAACTAAAGATACTCCAATTATTATGTTGACGGCTAAAGATACCGAAATTGATAAGGTTATTGGCCTAGAACTTGGGGCAGATGATTATGTCACTAAACCTTTCTCCAATCGAGAATTAGTTGCCCGTGTTAAAGCTCGTTTAAGAACTCAAACACACGCACATAGCGAAGAGGCAAAGAGTAGTGAGATTAAAATTGGTGATTTAACCATTCTCCCCGATGCATATACCGTAACGAAAAATGGTAAAGAAATTGAATTAACACACCGTGAATTCGAATTGTTGCATTATTTGGCACAACACATTGGTCAAGTAATGAAACGTGAACACTTGCTTCAAACAGTTTGGGGCTACGATTACTTCGGTGATGTTAGAACCGTTGACGTTACTGTTAGACGTTTGCGTGAAAAAATCGAAAATAATCCTAGTCAACCAGAATGGCTAATGACTAGACGTGGTGTAGGGTATTATCTAAGAGACCCTGATGCCGAATAA
- a CDS encoding YycH family regulatory protein, which produces MKFSRLIVQVLLVIAVITSIVLSFFIWTNTARYQRGRNIDVTDAESNKNEIPMNQVISPTSVMWHDEDDQHLIYNSNENISLSIQKIMQDWKIGSPKLVTKKDGAYYQKVIQAKNTIQMVYPTAITANVLGYLLNNDSLKDENGKQFNRILINLKDKKDQNIYLANDNNYAVYKAKVRNASASPITKLVKKANINLKIRLDIMKHGVFTSYTNPIKLQSYSYVVNGKKDGEYTTALFDSNTSGLVTTEDNGVYSYNYGESKRLVSDHNTDELTFSDYTDTSVPKNQLAFLQRGYQKVINLQDSISNLRLYDANWKNRDLTFREYVEGFPIFKKSQFGSIEIKFSRQGSTEHFVNTVLEVPVPSNQSPTKLKSTNDIFKGIQKAGFSLNDIEGLEVGYQWETEADNEKVVDLKPTYYIKIDGHWKAYEDWTNQTAEEE; this is translated from the coding sequence ATGAAATTTAGCCGTTTAATTGTCCAAGTGTTATTAGTTATTGCCGTAATTACTAGTATTGTCCTATCCTTCTTTATTTGGACCAATACTGCTCGTTATCAACGCGGGCGAAATATCGACGTAACTGACGCTGAGTCGAATAAAAATGAAATACCAATGAATCAAGTCATCAGTCCAACATCAGTCATGTGGCACGATGAGGACGATCAACACTTGATTTATAACAGTAATGAAAATATTTCTTTAAGTATTCAAAAAATAATGCAAGATTGGAAAATCGGTAGTCCTAAGTTAGTAACAAAGAAAGATGGAGCTTACTATCAAAAAGTTATTCAAGCTAAAAATACGATTCAAATGGTTTATCCAACCGCTATAACGGCCAACGTTTTGGGATATTTGTTGAACAATGACAGTCTCAAAGATGAGAATGGCAAACAATTTAATCGTATTTTGATTAATTTGAAAGATAAAAAAGACCAAAATATTTATTTAGCCAATGATAATAATTATGCCGTCTACAAGGCTAAAGTAAGAAATGCTTCGGCATCGCCAATCACGAAGCTTGTTAAAAAGGCCAATATTAATTTGAAGATTAGATTGGATATCATGAAACATGGCGTCTTTACTTCATATACCAATCCCATCAAATTACAGTCATATTCATATGTAGTTAATGGTAAAAAAGACGGAGAATATACGACAGCCTTGTTCGATTCGAATACTAGTGGCTTAGTAACTACCGAAGACAATGGAGTTTATAGCTATAACTATGGTGAGTCAAAGCGTTTGGTTTCGGATCATAATACCGATGAGTTGACGTTCTCTGATTACACGGATACCTCTGTACCAAAGAATCAACTAGCTTTCTTGCAACGTGGTTATCAGAAGGTCATTAATTTACAGGATTCAATTTCTAACTTGCGTTTGTATGATGCAAATTGGAAAAACAGGGATTTGACCTTTAGAGAATATGTTGAAGGCTTCCCAATCTTTAAGAAGAGCCAATTTGGTTCGATTGAAATTAAATTCAGTCGTCAAGGGAGCACTGAACATTTTGTTAATACGGTCTTAGAAGTTCCGGTTCCTTCTAATCAATCACCAACTAAATTGAAATCCACGAATGATATTTTTAAGGGAATTCAAAAAGCCGGCTTTTCTCTAAATGATATTGAAGGCTTGGAAGTTGGTTATCAGTGGGAAACAGAGGCTGATAATGAGAAAGTCGTTGACTTGAAACCAACGTATTACATCAAGATTGATGGTCACTGGAAAGCTTATGAGGATTGGACAAATCAAACTGCGGAGGAAGAGTAA